A window of Miscanthus floridulus cultivar M001 chromosome 12, ASM1932011v1, whole genome shotgun sequence genomic DNA:
TTCAGTGCAGCTCGAGCTTCATCAGTGAACATCGAGATTACTCCAACAGAGCATTCAGTGATTGATAAGCAGATATATGTGTTATATCATATGAGTAGTGTACGTAATGTAAGAACCTCACCTGCATATGTAGACGATTTTGCAGTGTGGGTTCTCGCTGATGGACGCCGGCAGAACGGAGTGGTGCATGAGCCTCGGCGATGGCAGCGCCTCCATGGCCTGGCTCCCCCACTCGGTGGCGAACAGCTTCTCCATGAACGGGACGCAGTCGTGCGGGTTGAGGCGAAGGAGCGGGTGCTCGGGGTGGCCAGCCGGCGGGTGCACGCCGCGCGCCATGATGACGAAAGCCAGGGCCTTGAGCCACGTGGTTCCGCACTTGGGCGGGCTCGCGAGGACAACGTCGCCGTCGCGCGGCGTGAAGAAGGCTCCGCGCTGGATGGCGATGATCCCGGGCACCCAGGGCTCCAGCACCCACGTGCCCTGGTAGCAGCGCAGCCGCAGCTTGGGGTTGCTCGGGAGGGCGGAGACGGCGCCGGCGTGCTCCCTGAGCGCTAAGGGATCGTCTTGCTGTGCGGCGTCCCGGTCGCCGATGACGAAGTCCTTGAACGGCACCGGTGCAGCTCCGGTAACCACACTAGGAGTTGTAGCCATAGCGCTGGCCTGCTAGGCGTGTGTGCGAATGATCGATTCTTTCTCTTGCATGCCAATTGTTCAGATGTTTTCTCACTTGTTTATTAAGCCGATCTTTACCATTATTGTACCCAAGTTGCGGAGTGGGAAGAATCCTGCAGCACACGGAAAGGCAGGGTCGCGATCCCAATGTGCGGTGCTTCGCGATACAGTGTTACAGTGACAGGGGAACTGGTCTAGGTCTATTGCCTTGTGGACAAACATGTGATAATCATTGTTGTGTTTTTTCCGGTACGTACAAACCGATCGACAGCTTGGCGTTTAGGTTTTGTTATTTTATGGAACGACAAATCTGTAATGGAACAACCGGTTGTTTTAACTCCTTTCAACAAATAGATTTTTCTCATTCATTTACATTGTCTTATAGCTATATTTACAtcatcttattattatatttataattATTTCTTCAATGTAAATCATAAGATACAGTGATGTAATTTTATGATAATTGCAGATCTCAGATAAATATATGTTAAATTTATaaattatttttatggattaCAGATATCAGAAAAATACATATCAAATTCTtcgcaattttttttaaaaaaaatctgacGTTGGCAGCCGCCGCGCCTGCGCTGGTGGAGGCCGGGCCGCGTACGCGGCGAGGGGAAGGGTGATGTGGGGTGCGCGCTGCTGTGCTGCCGCACTCGACCGCATCCGTGCCGTGTGTGCttgcgtgcgtgcatgcatgcgctTGCTGCTGGGCTGCCTGCAGTGGGGACTGGTCGGACGTGTGTCGACATCCAGTGCCATCGAACGGCCAACGCATGCTATAGACGGCCAAAAATCCGGTTGTTTTCTTCTCCCAAAACAACTGCACGATAGATAGCAAATCTGTAATGATAACTATAGGGCGTGCGTCTGAATGAACGGACCCCGCATGTGCTGCGCACACTAAACTAAAACACTGGCAAACCGTtcgtcgagtgtaacactcgacaaagaacacacGGTAAAAATTTATCGGCAaactaactttgccgagtgttttttttgtcgggcactcagcaaagactttgccgagtacctAAAAAAACACCCGGCAAACAATTTTTCAGAGAAAAATCCAAGCCCAGGCCCCACCACGCCGTGCCGccaccacgccgcaccaccaccacgcccagGCCACCGCCACGCCCAGGACGCCACCACGCcgaggccggatccggcctccctaTGCGCCATCGTCGCCAGATCCGTCCGCCCACGCCGGGGCCAGATCCGGGCTCCCCATGCGCCACCGTCGCCGGATCTGCCCACGCCGGGGCCAgatctggtggaggcggtggaggagcgccgccgcgcaGGGAGAGGCAGGGGGAGCGCTGCCATGTCGAGAGAGGAAGGGGGGATGGTGCCACCGCCGGAaaagggagggggagggcgccgccacgctgggagagggagagggcagggCGCTGCCGCGCCAGGAGAGGGAGGGGGTCGGATCCACCAGGACGGAtctagggagggaggaggagagagagggcgcgggcgctctagggatggaggaggagaggaggagggagGGCAGGGCGCTGCCGTgtcgggagagggagagggagggggcggatCTGGGGAGGGCGCTCTAGggatggaggaggagaggaggagagagggcgcgggcgctctggggatggaggaggagaggaggagagagagaaaagagaggGCGCGGGAGGAGGAGAGAGGCCGCGGGCGGATCCAGAATTAAGTAGATATtttttgctttgccgagtgttctggtgggcactcggcgaagttttttcttttttttttcttctcgttTTTTCCtagaaaaaaagattttatttctttgccgagtgcataaaagaaaacactcgacaaacgtcctctttgccgagtgtttttttacacttggcaaacctcctctttgccgagtgttttttttaacactcggcaaaccccttttttgccgagtgtttttttcctaGTGTTTTTAgttcagcactcgacaaagaacttgttcgccgagtgcccgagggaatacactcggcaaacagaaaaacactcggcaaatttgaagTTTCTGGTAGTGGCACCGTGCTGCCCGACTGCACTGCAGGCTGCGAGACACAGCCCGCACCACCCGACGGACCCTGCATGTGCTGCGCACCGCGCCGCCCGCCTGCATTGCGGGTGTGCGAGCCACAGCCCGCACCACCCACTGCGCCGTGTGCCGCGCACCCCCGCTCGCGGGGCTAAAGTTGAGTGGCAGAGATTAATAGGTAGCGATGGTGACGTAGATTATAAAATGGCATAGGTTCACCGTGTCTCCCGTTGTGGTGTGGTCGTGCTCCATTCGCCTACCGAGGTTTGTGCCACCGATGAGCTTGCACTGGTGACCTCCACGCCACTCCGTGGCATCGAGCTCCGTATGTTTTATACGtctcagatgtatgtttcatatgtttcatctggatgttacatGTGTTCATtccgatgttgcaaaagtaaatctggTGTtaaatatgttgcaagtgtatgtttcaaatgtttctattgtttcagacgtatgttgcaagtgttttatttggatattgcatatattgcagtagctatatacatatgttgcaagtgtatgctccaaatgtttcacctgttttagacgtatattgcaagtgttttatctagatgttgcatatgttacaatggctacacatatgttgcaagactatgttctaaatgttttacCTATCATAAGCGTATGTTCAAATATTGTAGCAAGTGCTTCATGTTGTAAGTCTTTTCATTAGCAGGCACCGGAAGCGAGCACAGGCAAAGGCAGTCCCCGTGGGCGCGGGGGCATGGGCAGTCCCCACATGCATGAGCATGCAACTCTATAGCTTCGATTCACTCCCAGCGTACTGTATCTATGGAGTTAAATCATAAACCTACATGCATAGTGGATGTACCAAGATTAGATAGTCGATCAGCAAACATGCAAAAAGCTAGCTCTCGCAGTTTAGCTGAGACAACACATAAGTTTCATAGAACCAGCAGGCAGGcactattgaaaggtcctaatgactagaggtggatgaatagcctattgaaaatttctacaacaacacttagcaaagatgttagacaattaacggcgaagcgagtgttacgttagcctactaaaagtgcaagccacctaccacaattctagtgactatgatctctaaaaacacaattggctaagtcactacactaagttagtgagctctcaaagactaactaaagagcctcacgaACCACTTGACCtgacacaagcttgctctcaaaactaaaTACACTAAAGAATGAGGCAATACTAGAAATGTAAATGCACAAGAGAGGGTGgtgatgattataccaccgtgttgtGGAATTGTGCCAATTACAAGATGATCACaaacaatcacaatgaataccaagaaatcctcggaCAAGATGGCACAAgatttttttactgaggttcacttgcttgccggcaagctagtcctcgttgtggtggttcactcacttggaggttcgcgtgctaattgacatcacacgccaaacccacaaCCGGATGCCGCACAATCAATATGAgacgaggatcacacaagccatgagcaatccactagagtaccttttggctctccaccggggaaaggtcaagaacccctcacaatcaccatgatcggagccagagacaatcaccaaccttcgctccacaatcctcgctgctccaagccatctaggtggtggcaaccaccaagagtaacaagcaaaatctatagcgaaacacaaacaccaagtgcctctagatgcaatcactcaagcaatgcacttggattcactcccaatctcacaaagatgatgaatcaatgatggagatgagtgggagagctttggctaagctcacaaggttgctatatcaatgcaaatggtcaagagagtgagttTGAGCCGGCAAAGGAGCTTAAATATAGGCCTcctcgaaatagagccgttgggtcaTATAAGTGACCATCGGACCCACAGACACGGGCCATTGGACCGTCCGACGCCTGGGTCCGATGCCTTCCAAGGCCAACCACGCACTGCCACACGTCCCAGTTAAACAAGCCAACCATTATCGCCAATGGTCAAGTAGTCACGCGCAGAATCACTATGGTCGGATCTAGACCGTCGGACCCGCTGTCGGACTCCACACTGGGAGGGTCCGACATGGTCCAGTAAGGTCTAGAGATGGTAAATACCATCGGACCCTAGTCTGACGCCCTGTGGGGGGGCATAACATGAGGTACACACGGCaatagacatgggccgcaccaccaggggaggtccagcccataagatcaaggcctatggtGCTCAGCTCTGGTCAGCGTGCACTACAAGGCAATaagaagacatcttggcgatgaagcaagatttgttcgatatgatagatatcgtattccttgtaaatacttaccatatagccgaatagatcaAGATCTAAACCGAcatgtaaccctaccctccagactatataaggtgggtagggacccccttgaatgcatctcatattcaatacaatccaccaaagacacatgacgtagggtattacgtcgatcagacggcctgaacctatctaaatcgcttcTCTGCGCTTGTGTCTCCATTCGGCTCCTATTACGcgtacctccaccgattcatctactaccatgggtatacccctcggtagactgccaaccagatTTCATCGACACAGGTatggggtgtgcgtgctgattccatggTGAGCCGGATGGTCCACTTCCCGGGCTCCATGGTCCTTCCTGAGCTAGGTTAGACCTTTACAGTTGGATCTATGACCTGGGTCATCGGCGCCGATGGCATTGAGGAAATCATGGAGGTGGTGCAGAATCACCCTGTGCCGATCGTGGCAACATCTACAACAACATCTCCGATCTTGGTGCCTCGCtgctgggttaggagatccatcaaaaatgacgatctgatcacatccatcgattgGGTCACAGACCGCTTAGCGGAATGCTAGCTCCTTGTGGATTCagtcttagatcaatctagagcgagcgatgaagttcCTGCACTCCAAGGTCACCATGCCACTAATGCTGAGCACCCTGCTCGTGCATGTTGTCCAAGGTGGCAAGATGAAGATTTGGTGATCACGGCAACTCTAGAAGGGCGTACTGTTCAACACCGACCACTTTCTGCCCCGACGGAGAACATGCTGAGGCCCTATTCTTTTGGGCTAGTGGGTGCAGATCCGATCTATTGGGATGCCCTGCACCATCTTTTCACCGACCACACCAAGCATAGCTACGTCAATGACCTCTACTAGATCAACCTCCCTGAGGCCGACCAGCCTATGCTAACGGTAAACATGGTACAAATCTGGTAGCTTCCAGACGACATGCTCCATACAATCCTAGAGGAAAGCCCCAAGCCATACTCCGAGGGCTCTACCAGCAACTGCCCACCTTTCCCTCCATGCTTTGGGAGAGAGTTTTTTATGGTTAGACACGACAACGTTGCTATCGATGGAGAAACTAGTGTCCAGCGCCGTGAGCATGAAGCCAGGAACGCTGATCGCCAACGACGTTGCCATGAAGAAGTAGAAAATGCCGCCCAAGTTGCTAGAGGTGACCCGCCACCTCTTGCTCATAATCTCCAAcaagagttcctcatggtggacaaccagcaggTGGAGCAGACGCCGAGTGCCAATTTAGTTGTGGCCACTCATGAGCTGGCTAGACTCCCACCAATGCCGGaggtactcaagattcaagcGCTGCTTAAAGCAGCTCAGGTCTAGGTCAACGACATCTAGAACCTAGCTTCATCTTTTTTGACCACATCGGCTCGCAGTCGAGACCCCCGTGGCTCCCGTCACGAGGGGCGAAGCCATTATCATAGCAGCTAGATCATCCAAGGGGTGTCCAGGGGCAATGTTACCATCAACCTTAGATCACAAGGACCACAAAATTAGCGTGGCTGACCAGCTCGTGATGCCAACCAGGAGGTTAATCAACCCCTGTACGGTGACGCCCGTGACCATATCAACACCAATCTTGATACCCGCCATCGCATTGAGAACAGTCATGCCCAGAGGCATTAGGCAGAACTCCAACACCGATAGGAATACGACGACCAACATGGCAAACCCATTGGCCTCCAACCACTCCCCGCTGTCGAGCCAACGGGGCCTCGCCCCTTCACAGCAAGGCTGCGAGCTATACAGTGGTCTGCAAGATTCAAGATCTTTGGGGTTGATTCCTACGACGGCAAGGCTAATCCCGAGCAGTTGATGCAGCTCTACGAGATCACCGTACGTGCCGCCGGGGGAAACAGCAATGTAATGGCAAACTATCTGCCTGTTATGCTCTCTCAATCTACCAATAATTGGCTTATAGGCTTGGGGAGGACtccatcgaatcttgggatgatctcaagaAAGACTTTGTTGAGAATTACATGGCAACGTGCCAGTAGCCTAGCATGAAATATGATCTGGAGAAGCTCCATCAGACCTCTGGGGAAGCTCTGTGAAGCTACATCAGGCATTTCTCCAAAACAAGGAACACCATCCCCAACATCGGGGACAATGAGGCCATCTCTACTTTTACTTGAGGACTCCATCATCATCAGGAGCTGCGCTCCAAACTTTACCGCAAGAGTCCCCAGACCATCGACGaactcctcaaggttgcaaactcGTACATAGACTCCAAAGAAGCTGATCGACAGTTCAAGGATGACATTGCTCATGCTTCTGGCTTGGATCACCACCCATGTCGTGATTTGATCACCGCGAAGAATGGTGTTATGAAGATCGCGGTAGGCACTATGACGATCGCAAACGCCATCATAATGATCAGCTAGAGGGATCAAGGGTTCTATAGCCATGTCGCCACCGATAagaaaacttcatcaacaacatagAGCAGCCATGCGCTAAGCACAATTTCAATGTTGCCTACGAAAAGCTCCTTGACAGTCCGTGCCCAAttcacaagaacagcaagcacaccATGCAACAATGCTAtagcatggccaaagctttctaTGATGAGGAGCAGAAATGACAGCAACGCAAGGATGGTGAGTCAGATGATAGCAAGGGGGAGGAGCGTCCTTAGGAGGCATGATCCGCTTTCCAAGGTGCCAACAAGACGGTCACCACAATATTTGGAGGGTACGCCACCTCCAAGAGCAAACGCCGATAGAAACTCACCCCTCGGTAGGTCATGTTGATCACCAAGTACGACATAGTCGCTGATCCTAAATATCTGGACTGGTCGAAGTACCCTATCACCTTC
This region includes:
- the LOC136495709 gene encoding cytosolic sulfotransferase 12-like, whose translation is MATTPSVVTGAAPVPFKDFVIGDRDAAQQDDPLALREHAGAVSALPSNPKLRLRCYQGTWVLEPWVPGIIAIQRGAFFTPRDGDVVLASPPKCGTTWLKALAFVIMARGVHPPAGHPEHPLLRLNPHDCVPFMEKLFATEWGSQAMEALPSPRLMHHSVLPASISENPHCKIVYICSSSCTEAGEAGAAASLKCWREQLTRLEQGDRTHVVR